Proteins from a genomic interval of Osmia bicornis bicornis chromosome 13, iOsmBic2.1, whole genome shotgun sequence:
- the LOC114874868 gene encoding latrophilin Cirl-like isoform X7: MVTNQRMKYTNELDWDIIAVTCWHSEFSMTTSEGLQNLQNYERYDTAYACEGKTLRLECGEGKLIHLIRANYGRFSITICNEHGNTEWSVNCMSPKSFRVLNSECNDQQNCSIVASTLQFGDPCPNTHKYLEAHYRCVSAATTTTTSRPSPPWFMTSQPSVWSTAKPTVRPPSRITTPPAQQPPQPPAPSTPALPITTTASSTSTRSPVDMEVLEVDQDLIPPANVPSANGPAVPPVVPETTQATTTSTFAPWRTSRRTTVPSTLYPESSSNGQWYDYGRQVCPPVIARNLSWNTTRAGDVAVQSCPGGANGLARWRCLARGDSAFWHRDSPDLSECRSVWLTTLENRVTEGDVILGISRELSQVTNNSRGLYGGDMMITTKIIKNMAEKMAQDIRTYQDANQREVSVTELLQGVVRTGSNLLDKAQMASWKDLSHQEQMRVATSLLIGLEENAFLLADTLMHEKTITHEGRNILMEVRVLDARNIGDDLEVFPTEAAQQRWTASNDRVELTRGALLENSEGGIVRLVFMAFDRLEEILQPQAEVSSLVMNDEPQPLPKRNTTRLLNSKVISASLGKGRHIQLSEPVRVYFKHLSIENVTNPTCVFWDYILSAWSEEGCEIRKTNETHTVCECNHLTNFAVLMDVHAVRLDIAHQVALQIITYIGCIISVVCLVLAILTFQLFRGLKSDRTTIHKNLCVCLLIAEILFVCGIGQTNQRIVCGIVAGLLHFFFLCAFAWMFLEGFQLYVMLIEVFEAEKSRLRWYYLVAYGAPLLVVAISCIIDPLSYGTDRYCWLRADNYFIFSFVGPVILVILANLVFLSMAIYMMCRHANTTIAMKSKEHSRLASASGKEENALPNKLQAHLAWLRGAIVLVFLLGLTWTFGLLYLNQESVVMAYIFTILNSLQGLFIFVFHCVQNEKVRKEYRKFVRRHSWLPKCLRCSKTMTGSSGGSSGTSGGAGGANGGKDFASHNTSSNPSAPTTDSSGLSPHAASNVGTTPTTSPPNNHNNLTAACNNTNLSINVNLNNLSLRSPVGAHQMHMMAPSNHNRHPAQQEHFF; this comes from the exons AGAGGTACGACACCGCGTACGCCTGCGAGGGCAAAACACTGAGGCTCGAGTGCGGCGAGGGAAAGCTGATCCACCTGATCAGAGCGAACTACGGCAGGTTCTCGATAACGATATGCAACGAGCACGGGAATACCGAATGGAGCGTCAACTGTATGTCGCCAAAGTCTTTCCGGGTGTTGAACAGCGA GTGCAACGACCAGCAGAACTGCAGCATCGTTGCGTCCACGTTGCAATTCGGCGATCCTTGTCCCAACACGCACAAATACCTCGAGGCGCACTATCGTTGCGTGTCCG CAGCAACAACCACGACAACATCCCGTCCGAGTCCGCCGTGGTTCATGACTTCTCAGCCGAGCGTTTGGAGCACAGCTAAGCCGACTGTCAGGCCTCCCTCTAGGATTACGACACCCCCGGCTCAGCAGCCACCCCAGCCGCCGGCACCGTCCACCCCGGCGCTTCCAATAACCACCACAGCAAG CTCCACATCGACGAGGTCCCCGGTCGATATGGAGGTCCTCGAGGTGGACCAAGACTTAATACCTCCTGCGAACGTTCCGTCTGCGAACGGACCTGCGGTACCTCCGGTCGTTCCTGAGACCACTCAGGCCACAACCACGTCGACCTTTGCTCCTTGGAGAACAAGTCGAAGGACCACTG TGCCGAGCACGCTGTACCCGGAGTCCAGCTCGAATGGCCAATGGTACGACTACGGTAGACAAGTGTGTCCCCCGGTGATAGCCAGGAACCTGTCGTGGAACACGACCAGAGCCGGCGACGTGGCGGTTCAGAGTTGTCCGGGTGGCGCGAACGGTTTGGCACGATGGAGATGCCTGGCTAGAGGGGATTCAGCCTTCTGGCACCGAGACAGTCCAGATTTAAGCGAGTGTCGCTCGGTCTGGCTGACCACCCTCGAGAACAGGGTGACCGAGGGCGACGTCATCCTTGGTATCAGCCGGGAACTGTCGCAGGTGACGAACAACAGCCGAGGATTGTACGGAGGCGACATGATGATCACCACGAAGATTATCAAGAACATGGCGGAGAAAATGGCACAAGACATACGAACGTACCAGGACGCGAATCAGAGGGAGGTCAGCGTGACTGAATTGCTTCAAGGTGTTGTGAGAACCGGCAGTAACTTGTTGGACAAGGCGCAAATGGCGTCCTGGAAGGATCTTAGCCATCAGGAGCAGATGAGAGTCGCGACCTCTTTATTGATCGGGCTCGAGGAGAACGCGTTTTTGCTAGCCGACACGCTGATGCACGAGAAGACGATCACTCATGAAGGAAGGAACATAC TGATGGAGGTACGCGTGTTGGACGCCCGGAATATCGGCGACGATCTCGAAGTGTTCCCGACCGAAGCTGCTCAACAGAGATGGACAGCCTCAAACGATCGCGTCGAGCTGACCAGGGGTGCTTTGCTGGAGAACAGCGAGGGTGGCATTGTCCGTCTGGTTTTCATGGCCTTTGACAGACTGGAGGAGATCCTGCAGCCGCAAGCCGAGGTATCGTCGTTGGTGATGAACGACGAGCCACAACCGCTGCCGAAGAGGAATACGACCAGGCTGCTGAACAGCAAAGTGATCTCCGCGTCTTTGGGCAAAGGAAGGCACATACAGCTCAGCGAACCTGTCCGAGTCTACTTCAAGCATCTGTCCATTGAGAATGTCACCAATCCGACCTGCGTCTTCTGGGACTACATTCTGAG cGCATGGTCGGAAGAGGGTTGCGAGATACGAAAAACCAACGAGACCCACACGGTATGCGAGTGCAACCATCTAACGAATTTCGCCGTTCTAATGGACGTTCACGCTGTCAGACTGGACATCGCTCATCAAGTGGCGTTGCAAATCATCACCTATATCGGTTGCATCATTTCCGTGGTCTGCCTCGTTCTAGCGATTCTGACGTTTCAATTATTTCGCGGACTAAAG TCGGATCGTACAACCATCCACAAGAATCTCTGCGTGTGCCTGCTGATCGCGGAAATTTTATTCGTTTGCGGGATCGGACAAACGAACCAGAGAATTGTCTGCGGTATAGTCGCCGGATTGCTGcacttcttcttcctctgcgCGTTCGCCTGGATGTTCCTCGAAG GATTCCAATTATACGTGATGCTAATCGAGGTGTTCGAAGCGGAAAAATCAAGGCTCCGCTGGTATTATTTAGTCGCTTACGGTGCTCCGTTGCTGGTCGTAGCTATCTCCTGCATAATCGATCCCCTTAGTTACGGTACCGATCGATATTGCTGGCTTAGAGCGGACAACTACTTCATCTTCAGCTTCGTTGGACCTGTGATACTCGTTATACTG GCAAATTTAGTATTCTTGTCGATGGCGATTTACATGATGTGCCGGCACGCAAACACCACCATAGCGATGAAGAGTAAGGAGCACTCGCGATTGGCCAGTGCAAG TGGAAAGGAAGAGAATGCTCTTCCCAACAAATTGCAAGCGCACTT GGCATGGCTGAGAGGTGCAATCGTCCTGGTATTTCTGCTGGGGCTCACCTGGACATTCGGGCTCCTCTACTTGAACCAAGAATCCGTCGTGATGGCGTACATCTTCACCATATTGAATAGTCTCCAGGGGCTGTTTATCTTTGTGTTCCATTGCGTTCAGAACGAGAAG GTGAGGAAGGAATACAGAAAGTTCGTGCGCCGTCATTCCTGGCTACCGAAGTGCCTGAGGTGCTCGAAGACGATGACCGGAAGCTCCGGCGGTTCATCCGGTACCAGCGGCGGCGCTGGCGGTGCAAACGGCGGCAAGGACTTCGCCTCGCACAACACCTCGTCGAATCCATCGGCGCCGACGACGGACAGTTCCGGATTGTCGCCTCATGCCGCCTCCAATGTGGGTACAACACCGACCACCTCACCGCCGAACAATCACAACAACCTGACAGCCGCCTGTAACAATACGAATCTTTCGATAAACGTGAACCTGAACAATTTGTCGCTGAGGTCGCCGGTCGGGGCACACCAGATGCACATGATGGCACCTAGCAACCACAATAGGCATCCCGCTCAGCAAG